The proteins below are encoded in one region of Ostrea edulis chromosome 3, xbOstEdul1.1, whole genome shotgun sequence:
- the LOC125674795 gene encoding uncharacterized protein LOC125674795: MGFLRCAFTCVILALFFVWTGSGKSVFQWMRPDNFDEIMDKLVSVTPENCRSKPKQEIELPSETVSMKPRYNMLLTSVIYSNRSQLLHLHNMALNRAHYYSFIYQRLNRSVDFNFQPGLMYLYMSATADVTASEGFLNGSAIFFDNHCYYPNWYNKILDFNKTTPLFGPRAWREDDYAEATNYLREPTNRTVDIHDYGTGWNRNYSNQAYKTAPWYSPWLPDTTGDQDSLTKFTYSVGVKFSNETGTFIDNEFLAIKYFGPPQPGINDVEGESPSLPVKWSKPYYDCGRSNRWIITASAPVVEYMPRYSPFIHLRRPRTVAVSAMDIEFERIDINPCPISDGNPEPNYFAGTARCKATTMCEVIPGFGFRRGGYRCVCKPGYYFPWWHDGPFLGIEIEQATEAEYDVGFDCLAVEEQLVPPNEMPSFVERRKRSASVQDRFLDLITSSDISPRVSLNKRSAENDKKTVKRSASKKVKKLVAKRSAIKTIRERMQERRFIPRYPGEKRFMRHKRDLFDQEMYTRMEKILYRKQNTNKENCRTKPDYELFLPGDAAYDADKRFEAEARTALRLSHFLCDFLQNIDEYEDFGSVRGDKRLNETHIFGEVLANVMSNFKILGSGVFFDQYKFRMSPPENNTDPRFVHGITREYFGPFAYTYLSADTDGLERFRAIDYAGLKNPYTRERWFRDVKARWQTNFEGLKQYTAKPMVRSDPNGTSLVRWEHYPLRYYAPKYEHGEWLRPTFKCDGLVDEWVVTYIAPFFGTNALKTRLEFHGVVTVDVKLDFLEIQQCPGDYTVANAFKNTARCHFKSQYCLPLPLQTPTQRYLRGGYKCECRQGYEYPYNDLSWFFDGQMMDEEYNKMLRGEPNRYDTLKCRIAGAASVTVSWVLLLFSSLIYLLWSSV; the protein is encoded by the exons ATGGGATTTCTCAGGTGCGCGTTCACCTGTGTGATTCTGGCCCTGTTCTTTGTCTGGACAGGCTCAGGTAAGAGTGTTTTTCAATGGATGAGGCCAGACAATTTCGATGAGATTATGGACAAGTTAGTCTCCGTAACTCCGGAGAACTGTCGCTCTAAACCCAAACAGGAAATAGAGCTTCCAAGTGAAACCGTGTCCATGAAGCCACGATACAACATGTTGCTAACATCCGTGATATACTCGAACAGATCTCAACTTCTTCATCTGCACAACATGGCCTTGAACAGGGCGCATTACTATAGTTTCATATACCAGAGACTGAACAGATCTGTTGATTTTAACTTTCAGCCCGGCCTTATGTACCTGTACATGTCGGCAACAGCGGACGTGACCGCGAGCGAGGGATTCCTTAACGGATCCGCAATTTTCTTTGacaatcattgttattatcCAAACTGGTACAATAAAATCTTGGACTTCAACAAAACCACGCCATTGTTTGGTCCGCGGGCGTGGAGGGAGGACGATTACGCAGAAGCCACGAATTACCTGAGGGAACCCACGAACCGGACCGTGGACATTCACGACTACGGAACAGGGTGGAACAGAAACTATTCCAACCAGGCTTACAAAACGGCGCCGTGGTATTCGCCCTGGCTCCCGGATACCACGGGGGACCAGGACTCATTAACTAAATTTACATATTCAGTGGGtgtcaaattttcaaatgaaacagGGACGTTCATAGACAACGAGTTTTTGGCTATAAAGTATTTTGGTCCGCCGCAACCAGGTATCAACGACGTAGAGGGTGAATCTCCTTCACTTCCGGTGAAGTGGAGTAAGCCGTACTACGACTGTGGACGTTCCAACAGATGGATTATTACAGCCAGCGCCCCAGTGGTTGAATATATGCCGCGATATTCTCCATTCATTCACTTACGAAGACCAAG GACCGTAGCAGTGTCAGCCATGGACATTGAATTTGAGAGGATAGACATTAATCCCTGTCCAATCAGTGATGGGAACCCGGAACCTAACTATTTTGCCGGTACAGCAAGATGCAAGGCCACAACTATG TGCGAGGTGATTCCCGGTTTTGGGTTCCGTCGGGGCGGTTACCGATGCGTGTGCAAACCCGGATATTATTTTCCATGGTGGCATGATGGGCCCTTTTTGGGAATTGAGATTGAGCAGGCAACTGAGGCCGAGTATGACGTTGGATTTGATTGCTTGGCTGTGGAAG AACAACTCGTACCTCCCAATGAGATGCCAAGCTTTGTCGAAAGGAGGAAAAGGTCCGCCTCAGTACAGGATCGCTTTCTGGACCTGATCACGTCTTCTGATATTAGTCCGCGCGTCTCGCTGAACAAACGATCCGCCGAGAATGACAAGAAAACCGTGAAACGTTCTGCTTCCAAGAAAGTGAAGAAATTGGTCGCGAAAAGATCCGCAATTAAAACAATCCGAGAGAGGATGCAAGAGAGAAGATTTATCCCTCGGTATCCGGGAGAAAAACGATTTATGAGACATAAGCGAGATCTATTTGATCAAGAGATGTACACAAGAATGGAAAAAATATTATACCGAAAGCagaatacaaataaagaaaattgcCGAACAAAGCCAGATTATGAGTTATTTTTACCAGGGGACGCAGCCTATGACGCTGACAAACGATTTGAAGCGGAAGCACGGACTGCACTGAGGTTGTCCCATTTCCTGTGCGATTTCCTTCAAAACATCGACGAATATGAAGACTTTGGAAGCGTCCGTGGAGACAAAAGATTAAACGAGACGCACATATTTGGAGAAGTTCTTGCAAATGTTATGAGCAACTTCAAAATCCTAGGCAGCGGCGTTTTCTTTGATCAGTACAAGTTCCGAATGTCGCCACCCGAGAACAATACAGACCCTCGGTTCGTACACGGTATCACCCGGGAGTACTTTGGACCTTTCGCATACACTTATCTATCTGCTGATACAGACGGGTTAGAAAGGTTCCGGGCTATAGACTATGCGGGTTTGAAGAACCCTTACACCCGCGAGAGATGGTTCAGGGACGTGAAAGCCAGATGGCAGACCAATTTTGAGGGTCTGAAACAGTACACAGCCAAACCTATGGTCCGATCCGATCCGAACGGTACCAGCTTGGTGAGATGGGAGCACTATCCATTACGATACTATGCTCCTAAGTATGAACACGGAGAGTGGTTGAGACCTACCTTTAAATGCGATGGATTGGTGGATGAATGGGTGGTCACGTACATCGCTCCATTCTTTGGAACAAACGCATTGAAGACGCGACTGGAATTCCA TGGAGTGGTAACAGTTGATGTCAAGTTAGATTTCTTGGAAATTCAGCAATGTCCCGGAGATTACACCGTGGCTAATGCATTCAAAAATACCGCGCGTTGTCACTTTAAATCGCAATAC TGTCTACCGTTACCATTACAAACCCCTACCCAGAGATATCTCCGAGGAGGTTACAAATGCGAGTGTCGTCAAGGATATGAGTACCCCTACAACGACCTGAGCTGGTTCTTCGACGGTCAGATGATGGATGAAGAGTACAACAAAATGTTGCGAGGGGAACCCAACAG ATACGACACCTTGAAATGCAGAATAGCTGGAGCCGCGTCTGTGACCGTCAGCTGGGTGCTTCTCTTATTCTCCTCCCTCATCTATCTTCTCTGGAGCTCAGTCTAA
- the LOC125674796 gene encoding serine-enriched protein-like: MDICNSRLNLVENDFLKVSEFEYDNEGCSSGYDSATEQSSSDKESDTSISEASKDEDPTAESEVMKYRSTQELCNSLQYIISLPDLCDVKFLVGDKRVPVYGVKAILATRSRMFYNLILEAQRQSPVSKKSKKKSGKNKTLSNHIAIEINNYQPADFKELINFVHCGKVNIRNSNVAGLYCGASEFHLPELKIACRDFTTRSMRNGNTAVILKSTKIYLDRHRAGKKFVEKIRGYQKSMNG; encoded by the exons ATGGATATCTGCAACTCACGACTGAATTTGGTAGAGAATGACTTCTTGAAAGTATCCGAGTTCGAGTATGATAATgaag GGTGTTCCTCTGGTTATGATTCGGCCACAGAACAGTCCAGCTCCGACAAGGAATCCGATACATCAATCTCCGAGGCCAGCAAAGACGAAGACCCAACCGCTGAATCGGAAGTGATGAAATACAGAAGTACCCAAGAGCTCTGCAACTCCCTCCAGTACATTATCTCACTTCCGGATCTCTGTGACGTAAAATTCCTCGTTGGAGATAAACGTGTTCCGGTTTATGGTGTCAAGGCAATTCTAGCCACGAGAAGTCGCATGTTCTACAACCTAATCCTGGAGGCTCAGCGACAGTCGCCTGTGtcaaaaaaatctaaaaagaAGAGCGGAAAGAACAAAACTCTCTCCAACCACATTGCTATTGAAATCAACAACTACCAGCCTGCAGATTTCAAGGAACTTATCAACTTTGTGCACTGTGGGAAAGTTAACATTAGAAATTCAAATGTGGCGGGGCTATACTGCGGTGCTTCCGAGTTTCATCTTCCTGAATTGAAGATCGCATGTCGAGACTTCACAACAAGATCTATGAGGAATGGCAACACGGCAGTCATCCTGAAATCAACGAAAATCTATCTCGATCGTCATCGCGCTGGAAAAAAGTTTGTGGAGAAGATTCGGGGTTATCAGAAATCCATGAATGGCTGA